The window TAGAGAAGAGATTAGGAAAATGAGAAAAGAGTACGCTGGTATCGATTTTCAATGTCATTCAGATGGGCTGCATGCGATGAGCAATGGGAAGCCGTTGTTGACCAACAAAATAACACAAAACGGTGTAACGGAAACAGACGATGAATTCAAAGTAAGAGTTCTGAACGATAGCCGTACGGGTCTTTCTAAGCTGATTGAATTGAATGGCTCAAAGACCGTCGATTCCTATGCATACCCTTTCGGAAGCTATGATGATCAAACGATTACGTATCTGCAGGAAGTCGGCGTTAAGTTTGCCTTTACGACTAAATCAGGTATAACTACGAAGGAAACGGATCCTATGCAAATCCCACGGATCAATGCAGGCAGTCCATTCATTCGAGCACATTCCATCAATAATTTGATTAAACAAGCAAAAAGGCATCAAATACATCCTATTCAATCTTAAAATAATCAGTTAGTAAACGTTTTCAAAATATGTATTGACAGAATGAAACCGTATACATATAATAAAAGTACAGTATGGTTTCTCTCCACTCCTATCCGATAATCGCACCATAAGTGCAACCGCCGATTCGGCGGTTTTTTTTTGTGCTTATGTACCATATTTTTCTGATTTTATTATATAATGGGAAGGACAGTCTGTTGTTTGCATCAGACACGCAGCAAATTGAACTTTATCCAACAATTTGTCGAATCTAGCAGGAATTTCGCGATGAATCAAGAAGGTTTTATAGGCTCGTATTTTATTTAAACGTAAATTCATAATTCTTTTACAAATAACCGCAACTTTTCACTCCTGCCGCAGTACAACATGTATGAGCAGTTGGAGTGGTACCCCGGATCGCTAGGAGGGCCGCCACGTAATGACCGATTCCCAATTGATCAGAGAAATCAAGGATGGAAATGTTCAACTTTATAATGAACTTATGCGTCGTTACGAGCGTAAAATCCTTGCATTTATATTTCATATGTTAAAGAATACGCAGATGGAAGCCATTGCTGAAGATCTGTGTAACGAGACTTTTTACAAAGCGTATCGCAGTTTGCATTCTTTCCGTGAAATCGAGGCATCCTTTTCAACTTGGTTGTACACTATTGCCCGTAATACGGTTCTGAGTGAGCTGCGCAAAAATAAAAGTGTTCAAGTCTCGCTGGAACAAAGTGGACTGACGCCACATGCATCCTTTGATGCCATGCCAGAGCAAGCTATGCTGCGTAATGAGAAAGTGACTATGGTTCGCGAAGCTATTAATAGTTTACCAGAGAAACAACGGTCGGCTTTGATACTTAGAGAGTACGATCAGATGGATTATCAGGAAATCGCGAACATCTTAGGCCAAACGGTAAGCTCGGTAAAGTCACTCTTGTTTAGAGCAAGGGCATCCGTTAAATTACAACTGGATCCTTATTTCGTTGAACCGATATTCGAAGAATCGAAGGGATGAAAGAGCATGAAGTGTAGTGAGATCCAGGAATTATTTGGAGTATATTGGGATTTGCCGAATGATGACCTGCGTCGTGCCGCGGTGGATGAGCATATAACGACTTGTGCCGAATGTGCAGAAGAATTTCAAATATGGGAAGAAAGTACGGTCCTCATTCGTACTGCGGCGATCGAGAGTGAGCTGCCTGATTACGAGCCAATGGTTTCCGGCAAGGTTATGAATCGAATTTATGAAGATGAGTCATGGCGAATTCCAGTTTCTGAACGTATGTATGCAATCTCTTACACGCTTAGACGGAATCTTACTGCTGTTATTGCTTTTTGTTTAGCCTTATTCGTATTCAGCTTCTTATTTGCAATTGTGTACGATGGTACGCCGCAATCCTCAATAGCAACTGCGGATAATTCCTTGTTTGATCTCCAAGCGCCTCAAGCCTTGAAGACCACAGGAGCTGAATCGATGAATGGCCATAAGATGGGAGACGCGGTAGCGAGCCTGAATCCTAGTTTCATGGAACCTTTACGCTTCCACGTTGGACCTATTCACTCTTATCCGCATTACTTACTGGTCGTTTCGATACTAGGTCTAATTGCTACAATCATTATTATGAATTGGTTATCACGAACAAAAGCATAATGCTCCTGTAGGAGCATTTTTTATTTTATAGAGATGGTGGAGGGGCAAGCAAATGACAACAATCGGATTCATACGACATGGGAGTACAGAGTGGAATCGTCTTGGAAAGCTGCAGGGGCAGCTGGATACGGAATTAACCGGGGAAGGCAGAGAGCAAGCACGGTTACTTGGACTAAGATTAGCACAAGAAACCTGGGATGGCATTATAAGCAGTGACCTGATGAGAGCAAGAGAAACTGCACAAATTGTTTCGGACCTATCTGGGATACCCATTATACGCACGGACAAGAGGCTAAGAGAGCGTAAATATGGACAGGTAGAAGGAACTACCGTTGCGGAAAGAGAAGAGCGCTGGGGGCCCGATTGGAAGCTTCAGGAACTAGGTCAAGAGTCGGATGATGATCTATGGAAACGATGGACAGAGCTAGAAGAAGATTTGATTCAGGCATATCCGAATGGGAAAATATTATTAATTTCTCATGGTGGTTTTATCGTGCAGATTCTTAGGGTTCTTCGCATGGATAGTGAAGATTTTCTACAGAATACATCTCTGACCATTCTACTTCGCCAAGAAGAAGGCTGGGAGCTTCAATTATATAACTGTTTAACTCACTTACAATCTATAACTGAATAATGACTATAAAGTAAAACATGACTTTTTTGAAAGAGTCATGTTTTTTTATTTCGATTGGAATATTTTCGGTGAAAAATCCCATAATGGTTACTAGAAACCTCGGAGCTGAAAGCTTCGCTAAATGGGGGATGTAGGATGGAAATGAACCTAGCGGATATGCTCAGTTATGCCGATATCCATGAATTAGGCCGAATTGCTCATACCTACGAGTGTGAGTGCAATGGTCATTCGAAGAATGAATTGATTCAATCGATTTTGAGCACGGCGCTGCGCAGAGAGATTTTCGAGAAGCATATACAAGGCTTAACCTTGGAGGATATTCGTTTTTTGAATTCGCTGCTTTTCGATCCTCGCAATGCTTTCAGTATTGAAGAACTTGTCGCTAGAGTTCAACAATCACGATTTCAGAAGGAGGATTCAGAGGAATGGAATCCCCGGGATATGATCATTAAATTCAAGAAACTTGGATGGTTGTTTAACGGCTATTCCCAGCAAACGAAGTTTTTATTTCATGTCCCGCAAGATCTGAAGCGTAGATTTAGTGATGTTCTAACCGGTCAGTTCAAACAAAACCTGAAAACAACAGATGAACCCCATGTATATCGTGATGAGCAATTACTTATCGTCGATGACATCTACCATTTCTTGACGTTCATCTCTCAAGAGCAGGAAATACCACTCACAGTGGAAGGTTCTATGTACAAAAGACAGCTTCAACAAATTCTCAATCGATTATCAGTTCAAGAAGAGATGGTACCCAAAGGGACATGGCGATTCGGTTATGGCCGTATGTTTAAGGAGTACCCGAACCGGTTTTCTTTCATCTATGATTATTGCTATTACAGGCAACTCATTAGTGAGCATTCACAAACACTTCGATTAACAGAAGAGGGAAAAGCGCGGTTGGTAGAAGGCAAGAAAGAAAATATAGCAGAAGTGTATAAGTTCTGGCTGCGGCTTTATAAAAATCCGATTCCGAATGTCCAAAGCATAGTGGCATGGATTGATCGTTTAGGTGGGCAATGGGTGACCATGGCATCACTAGGAGAAGTGCTTTGTAAACTTGTTAAACCTTTCTATTATGATAGTTCTGAATCGATCGTGGAACAACGTATTCTACAAATGATGATGCATTTGGGCCTAATTCGGATCGGGGAAGATCAGGAGAATGGAACTGTAATTCAAGTCACCAAGCTCGGAACGAAAGTGATTCAAGGAACATTTGTAGCTGAAGAAGATAAAGTCGTCCTCTTTCTGGATAAAGAAAGCAAACGGTTCAAAGAAGACGTCAAGTAGATAGGTAAAGACACATTCCTATTGAATCGGGCGATTGAAGGAAGCGCTAATGTACCGAGTGAATATGATGGAGTAGGGGCATACACAAGGGGTTGGCATACACCAAGAAACAGACTTACATGTTTTTGCGAAAAAGAAGCTCCTGACAAACCGCGGACAACATTTGGAGGTAGGTCTCATGGGAAAAATGAATGTATCTAACGATGCGCTGCTGGCACTTTTCGCGGAAATGGTTTGGGATAATGCCATACGCAAATATAAAGAAGAAAATCTCTATAAAGAGATTGACCGCGCTTTAGCCAAAGGAGATCAAACTACGTTCCTAGCTCTAACATCTGAGCTTAAAACCTTACAATCTTTGGGTTAATTCCTTATTTGGTGGCGGCCATAAACACGTAACAGAAGGGCATGTGAATCTTATTCACGTGTCTTTTTTTGCTGAATTCGGGTGAAAAAAGAACTAATTCGGCGATCCACGCGTCCATTTAAAGAGCATTATATCCAAACATAAGGAGACAACGAATGAAAAAAATGATAAAAAACTCCCGTTTTCGAAAAGTAATGACATCCGTTCTTTTAATCACAGGTCTAATTGTAGGAGCTGCGTCAGTGTATGCATCTTTTCTATATAACAAGTTGAATCAGACGCTGGATCATATTGCTGCGCCTGAAGTCACTACAGTATCAAATTTAAATGAAGAAAGCGTTGTACCTGTTACGCAAGCAACTAATCCCATAGAAAAGCCGCTAACATTCCTTCTAACGGCAATAGATGAACGAGAAGGTAATGAGGGATCGCTGAATACGGATGTCATGATGCTGTTCCGAATTGATCCGAAAACGCATCAAGGTACGGTGGTATCCATTCCAAGGGATCTGGAGATTGAAGCAGATAAGTCAGGATTAAACGGATCTCATAAAGCAAATTATTTCTATGCTTATTATTACAATAAAAATAAAGACACGGCCCTTCATGAAACCAAAAGACTGTTCAGTGATGTTTATCAAGTCCCAATTGATTATATGGCCGTTATTAATTTTGAAGGCTTTCGGAAGCTCATCGATCAATTAGGGGGAATGACCGTCGAAGTTGATATGGATATGCGCTATCAGGATGAAAGTGACGGCACGGATATTCATCTGAATAAAGGAAAACAGCAGTTAAATGGCAAACAAGTGTTAGATTTTATCCGTTACCGTAAATCCAATTTAGGCACTGCAGAATCCTCTGATATGGAGCGGAATCAAAGAGAACAGCTAGTGCTTAATCAGTTACTCGATCAATTAACTACATTGAATGGTTTGACCGCTTGGGGAGGTGTGCTTGATATCATTGGAGGATCCATTAAAACGGATATTCCAGCCGATCAGCTTCGTACATTGACGAAATCCTACCGTGACTTGAAACCTGCAACCGTTCGCTACATCCAATTAAAAGGCGAATGGGAGAGCCCTTATCTGGTTGTGAAGCAGCAAGATCTGGAGGAAGCGCTTGGAGCGCTGCGTGGTCAACAATCGGGTGAGCAGATTGACAGTCAGATAAGGACGGATTAAAGTACAAGATGAGATTCATGACATTACATAGCTAGCCTACATTTGGCAAACAATAGGGGAGGACGAGTCGTTGAAGTTTAATGATATATCAGCACAGGATTGGCCAGAATTGAAACCTTATTTGGACACCTGTTTACTTCCATTGACGGGGTTGACTGGGTTTGAAGATCCGGCACAAGTGACAATCGCGTTAGAACAGCTTCGAGATGCACTGGAAACGATTGAAATTCCTTATAAGGGCAGAGTAGTAACCTATCCAGCGCTTCACTACATAACGGGTACGGATATGAAAGAACAGTTGAATGCCATCTCACTTCATTTAAAAAGAATGGGGTTCCGCTATGTAATCGGTCTTACCATACATACAGAAGCAGCTCTTTGGAAAGCAGAGCAAACAGATTTGCTGATTATTGTCGATATGAAGCAGTGGACAAGTCAATCGGAACTAATTAAATCAAGTATTTCCAAACAAGTACAAGAACTATGGCAGCAGAACGATTAACTTTAAACGGATAAGCGTATTAATGGAAAAAAAGTTGTGCAGGATAAGGGGAGAAATTAATTTCTATAGCTTCCAAAAAGTTGTGACAATTTCGTTAAAATTTATCTAATGGCCCAGATTTCAAGTGACCAAAAGGAGTTATGGATTCTTGACGACCTAGTAGACGTAGGCTATTATTAGTAATGTCCTAGTTATGTAGTGTAATGTCGAACGACACGTGATAGAGGTAACTGACGTCCGAGAGGGTTCGGACATCGGCCAATGTAGGAGGGTAGACCTGAGAATGAGTGATCATAACAATCACAAAGAAGAGCAGCATGGGAAGAAGCCCGGGACCAAACGCGAAATGTCTCGTCGACAATTTCTTTCTTATACCCTTGGTGGCGCTGGAGGATTCATGGCAGCCGGTATGATGATACCGATGATACGGTTTGCTGTAGATCCTGTCCTTCAAAAGAAGAAAGCATCAGATTGGGTAAAAGTTGTCGAGGAAAGTAAAATTTCAAATGTTCCACAATCGTTTACGTTTCAAGTTCATCAGGTAGATGGCTGGTATGAAAGTGATGTTGAACTGCTTGCTTGGATTTCCAAAGACAGCAAAGGTAATATTCTGGCGCTGAATCCAACTTGTAAACATCTTGGCTG is drawn from Paenibacillus sp. V4I7 and contains these coding sequences:
- a CDS encoding polysaccharide deacetylase family protein; amino-acid sequence: MKIQSVGISMLILLIAFMNFLPSLVRANDVIYSNEVVVLVYHHIDDQVQGSVTISTKLFEKQLEAMQRKGYHFISMDEFKSFKSEGTAIHENAILVTFDDGYKSFYTNAFPILKKMRIPAVNFVITKDLDNPAGTLLPSLSREEIRKMRKEYAGIDFQCHSDGLHAMSNGKPLLTNKITQNGVTETDDEFKVRVLNDSRTGLSKLIELNGSKTVDSYAYPFGSYDDQTITYLQEVGVKFAFTTKSGITTKETDPMQIPRINAGSPFIRAHSINNLIKQAKRHQIHPIQS
- a CDS encoding RNA polymerase sigma factor; this encodes MTDSQLIREIKDGNVQLYNELMRRYERKILAFIFHMLKNTQMEAIAEDLCNETFYKAYRSLHSFREIEASFSTWLYTIARNTVLSELRKNKSVQVSLEQSGLTPHASFDAMPEQAMLRNEKVTMVREAINSLPEKQRSALILREYDQMDYQEIANILGQTVSSVKSLLFRARASVKLQLDPYFVEPIFEESKG
- a CDS encoding anti-sigma factor — translated: MKCSEIQELFGVYWDLPNDDLRRAAVDEHITTCAECAEEFQIWEESTVLIRTAAIESELPDYEPMVSGKVMNRIYEDESWRIPVSERMYAISYTLRRNLTAVIAFCLALFVFSFLFAIVYDGTPQSSIATADNSLFDLQAPQALKTTGAESMNGHKMGDAVASLNPSFMEPLRFHVGPIHSYPHYLLVVSILGLIATIIIMNWLSRTKA
- a CDS encoding histidine phosphatase family protein; amino-acid sequence: MTTIGFIRHGSTEWNRLGKLQGQLDTELTGEGREQARLLGLRLAQETWDGIISSDLMRARETAQIVSDLSGIPIIRTDKRLRERKYGQVEGTTVAEREERWGPDWKLQELGQESDDDLWKRWTELEEDLIQAYPNGKILLISHGGFIVQILRVLRMDSEDFLQNTSLTILLRQEEGWELQLYNCLTHLQSITE
- a CDS encoding IDEAL domain-containing protein — translated: MGKMNVSNDALLALFAEMVWDNAIRKYKEENLYKEIDRALAKGDQTTFLALTSELKTLQSLG
- a CDS encoding LCP family protein, which produces MKKMIKNSRFRKVMTSVLLITGLIVGAASVYASFLYNKLNQTLDHIAAPEVTTVSNLNEESVVPVTQATNPIEKPLTFLLTAIDEREGNEGSLNTDVMMLFRIDPKTHQGTVVSIPRDLEIEADKSGLNGSHKANYFYAYYYNKNKDTALHETKRLFSDVYQVPIDYMAVINFEGFRKLIDQLGGMTVEVDMDMRYQDESDGTDIHLNKGKQQLNGKQVLDFIRYRKSNLGTAESSDMERNQREQLVLNQLLDQLTTLNGLTAWGGVLDIIGGSIKTDIPADQLRTLTKSYRDLKPATVRYIQLKGEWESPYLVVKQQDLEEALGALRGQQSGEQIDSQIRTD
- a CDS encoding DUF2487 family protein, with the translated sequence MKFNDISAQDWPELKPYLDTCLLPLTGLTGFEDPAQVTIALEQLRDALETIEIPYKGRVVTYPALHYITGTDMKEQLNAISLHLKRMGFRYVIGLTIHTEAALWKAEQTDLLIIVDMKQWTSQSELIKSSISKQVQELWQQND
- a CDS encoding ubiquinol-cytochrome c reductase iron-sulfur subunit; translation: MSDHNNHKEEQHGKKPGTKREMSRRQFLSYTLGGAGGFMAAGMMIPMIRFAVDPVLQKKKASDWVKVVEESKISNVPQSFTFQVHQVDGWYESDVELLAWISKDSKGNILALNPTCKHLGCTVNWNDNPAYKDQYYCPCHGAHYTPEGKNLAVAPKPLDEYTTKVENGFVYVGQLHANTRV